The following coding sequences are from one Melospiza melodia melodia isolate bMelMel2 chromosome 2, bMelMel2.pri, whole genome shotgun sequence window:
- the SAP18 gene encoding histone deacetylase complex subunit SAP18 has product MGGARRDIRERSGKMAVESRVTQEEIKKEPEKPIDREKTCPLLLRVFTTNNGRHHRMDEFSRGNVPSSELQIYTWMDATLKELTSLVKEVYPEARKKGTHFNFAIVFTDLKRPGYRVKEIGSTMSGRKGTDDSMTLQSQKFQIGDYLDIAITPPNRAPPPSSRMRPY; this is encoded by the exons ATGGGCGGCGCGCGGCGCGACATCCGGGAGCGGAGCGGCAAGATGGCGGTGGAGTCGCGGGTGACGCAGGAGGAGATCAAGAAGGAGCCGGAGAAGCCGATCGACCGCGAGAAG ACGTGCCCGCTGCTGCTGCGCGTTTTCACCACCAACAATGGGCGGCACCACCGCATGGACGAGTTCTCCCGCGGCAACGTGCCCTCCAGCGAGCTGCAGATCTACACCTG GATGGATGCAACTCTGAAGGAGCTGACCAGCTTGGTGAAAGAAGTTTACCCAGAAGCACGGAAGAAGGGCACACATTTCAACTTTGCAATTGTTTTTACAGATCTCAAGAGGCCTGGCTATAG GGTGAAGGAGATCGGCAGCACCATGTCGGGCAGGAAGGGCACAGATGATTCCATGACATTGCAGTCTCAGAAATTCCAGATAGGAGACTACTTGGATATAGCAATTACTCCTCCGAATCGTGCACCACCCCCATCAAGCCGCATGAGACCTTACTAG